In Acinetobacter piscicola, a single window of DNA contains:
- a CDS encoding FFLEELY motif protein, producing the protein MSKLAALDQLLEEYKQLNYHQNPVLKKRLHEAQDWLKTRILATHTELFNRKENKLMADYFIHRLYGGPDFDDLAIQIERLLKYAHKAEKIIPENAIQTGLKSVGLAVLAMRLDEQVAAQLLQDYPIDQSIDDEMMRLTLIKLDQHDARLQQLGLLDDLGAALDKYMRSFIMHTAFKMCKGTAHKYQFDLMYDFIGEGFTAMKPMKSAADFIHAFTVKEREIVNNVHSGQANPFRI; encoded by the coding sequence ATGTCTAAACTCGCAGCACTTGACCAACTTTTAGAAGAATATAAGCAGTTAAATTATCATCAAAATCCTGTACTTAAAAAACGTTTGCATGAAGCACAAGATTGGTTAAAAACACGTATTTTAGCAACCCATACTGAGTTATTTAACCGCAAAGAAAATAAACTCATGGCAGACTATTTTATTCACCGTCTCTATGGTGGTCCTGATTTTGATGATTTAGCCATTCAAATTGAACGTTTGTTAAAATATGCACACAAAGCGGAAAAAATCATTCCTGAAAATGCCATCCAAACAGGTTTAAAATCAGTTGGTTTGGCTGTATTAGCAATGCGACTTGATGAGCAAGTTGCAGCGCAACTGTTACAAGATTATCCCATAGATCAATCGATTGATGATGAAATGATGCGCTTAACATTAATCAAGCTTGATCAACATGATGCCCGTTTACAACAATTGGGCTTATTGGATGATTTAGGAGCTGCATTGGACAAATACATGCGTTCATTTATCATGCATACTGCTTTTAAAATGTGTAAAGGCACCGCACATAAGTATCAATTTGATTTGATGTATGACTTTATTGGTGAGGGTTTTACTGCAATGAAACCAATGAAATCTGCGGCTGATTTTATTCATGCATTTACAGTCAAAGAACGTGAAATTGTCAATAATGTACATTCAGGACAAGCCAATCCTTTTAGAATATGA
- a CDS encoding phosphate--AMP phosphotransferase, which produces MKITESACELVDPNQLSLDLIEAQYALKNTRGQKNAKSLVILVSGIELAGKGEAVKQLREWVDPRYLRVKADPPYMMQKDQAFWQPYARYIPAEGQILVMFGNWYSDLLSTALHVSAPMDDTLFDAYVSQMNAFEQDLKNNHVDVIKVWFDLSWKSLQKRLDKMDAEDQRWHKLHGLDWRNKKQYDNVQKLRQRFTDDWMVIDCENEEMRDQQFAQYILKNLQHLPSYATQVKEKWQQAEVPKALLDVSSDAMDESDYQNELKKLTKKVAEAMRFDGRKVIITFEGMDAAGKGGAIKRIVKKLDPREYGIYTIAAPEKYELARPYLWRFWTKLLEDEKISIFDRTWYGRVLVERIEGFATPVEWQRAYDEINRFEKDLTDNQYVIVKFWLAISKDEQEARFKAREETPHKRFKITEDDWRNRSHWDDYLNAAADMLQRTHTFYAPWHVISTNDKYTARIEILKTILKQLKAD; this is translated from the coding sequence ATGAAAATAACTGAATCCGCATGTGAATTGGTTGATCCCAATCAACTGTCTTTGGATCTGATCGAAGCACAATATGCTTTGAAAAATACGCGAGGACAAAAAAATGCCAAAAGTTTGGTGATTTTGGTCAGTGGCATTGAACTTGCGGGTAAGGGCGAAGCAGTGAAACAACTGCGTGAGTGGGTTGATCCTCGATATTTACGAGTCAAAGCTGATCCTCCGTATATGATGCAAAAAGATCAAGCCTTTTGGCAGCCATACGCGCGTTATATTCCTGCTGAAGGGCAGATTTTAGTGATGTTTGGGAATTGGTACAGTGACTTATTGTCCACAGCTTTGCATGTTTCTGCACCCATGGATGATACCTTGTTCGATGCTTATGTCTCACAAATGAATGCCTTTGAACAGGATTTAAAAAATAATCATGTTGATGTCATCAAAGTTTGGTTTGATTTGTCATGGAAATCATTACAAAAACGCTTAGATAAAATGGATGCTGAAGACCAACGTTGGCACAAATTACACGGTTTAGATTGGCGCAATAAAAAACAATATGACAATGTGCAAAAATTACGTCAGCGTTTTACCGATGATTGGATGGTGATTGACTGTGAAAATGAAGAAATGCGGGATCAGCAGTTTGCGCAATATATTTTAAAAAACTTGCAGCATTTGCCAAGCTATGCCACACAAGTCAAAGAAAAATGGCAGCAAGCAGAAGTGCCTAAAGCATTACTTGACGTTTCAAGTGATGCAATGGATGAGTCAGACTATCAAAACGAGTTGAAAAAGCTGACCAAGAAAGTCGCGGAAGCCATGCGTTTTGATGGGCGTAAAGTGATTATTACCTTTGAGGGGATGGATGCTGCGGGTAAAGGTGGGGCAATTAAGCGGATTGTTAAAAAGTTAGACCCACGAGAATACGGCATTTATACCATTGCAGCACCTGAAAAATATGAATTAGCACGTCCTTATTTATGGCGCTTTTGGACAAAATTATTGGAAGATGAGAAGATCTCGATTTTTGATCGTACATGGTACGGGCGTGTCTTGGTCGAACGCATCGAAGGTTTTGCCACACCTGTTGAGTGGCAACGTGCCTATGATGAAATTAATCGTTTTGAAAAAGACTTAACTGATAATCAATATGTCATTGTGAAGTTTTGGCTTGCCATTAGCAAAGATGAACAAGAAGCACGTTTTAAAGCACGAGAAGAAACACCACATAAGCGTTTTAAAATTACAGAAGATGATTGGCGCAATCGTAGCCATTGGGATGATTATTTGAATGCCGCAGCAGATATGTTGCAACGCACACATACGTTTTATGCACCGTGGCATGTGATTTCAACCAATGATAAATATACAGCACGTATTGAAATTTTAAAGACCATTTTAAAGCAATTGAAAGCAGATTGA
- a CDS encoding exodeoxyribonuclease V subunit gamma: MAIHVIQSQSIEVLVQGGVKSTHVVSNDPFSVLKPQHFIVPSPAIEEWLSQKMAEQQGMSANTIFHQRIRGFQWFAYQQVLEDKDKVRKANIPRLIMKWRIYQTLKGFIVAEDNTLAEDHPLFGIIQRIYDAAAQLDHGLEKQLKKQSMLYWTAEQVSKLFSNYMQYRGDCQRGCGELCHCPSNWLGQWGRGQELDLEQQFFKTQQQVSAFTLNQAQELEHWQRWLWQHTFHEDFVEMQGIDADFWQVMDDPAKRPQALKKLPDQLIVFTLLDLPPSQLQFLRRLGQYVDVVILHYNPSQEYWADSVDPNWKKQYDLRVKERFIAKYPKATDADIQKFFDEFTLNFNAEIRESRHPLLTRFGKQARDHFSILSNLSSGEEGQWIDAFVDEEPKNLLTKLQSDILYLVEPEPHAYPIAKEDDSIQIHVCHSALRQLEVLKDQLIHWLAQGTADNPHRPSDILVLAPDLKQIEPLVRSIFPHIPNQDSVYLPVKIAGVTQLDAVNAWRAVLGRIQLVQGRFSVEDFADWLSLNATQLRYGLDISNTERMVALLINAGFKRGLDAVHLQRTLSADDTDYRFSFKYALDRLALGVAIPEHTIFSHPQGDTLSYAQVLPSDFELIATLIEIYQDFAARREWMIAHETSTLSQQKIHVESWLKRLMQDIVEFEQCGVEALKSVREIVKKQERMLTLANYYDQRNAPQHDAQDIAVLRNIDLPLPYLLHEIQNVLEGQFDQALPTGQVTFSQIGQIRPLPYKLIVMLNLDSGKFPNRNTHLPFDLMEILKPQLGDRSRLDDDQGAFLDALLLAQENLWLFYNGFDVSDGEVRDPSSVLQELINHIALIAQSPDDMRHDPSDKPSLERADRMIEKEGIEIPEQIQSLYHVHRLQPFDPSGFTSTDQLRYQDQWFAVAQKIQQTTNLSPREAWVNTPYPMVQENITVLDAAQWIQDVTFPARLYLKTLGVENLRAEDIPALNEPLVLDGLAKYQIQHFLQKQNAVHADHADCESNLMADIGLLQDQLPIGKVQYSAWQMSLVEQERLKERLHLYAAEVTATTQRQWRLENNVVMNITVPKQHAGHWISLDAASARGTRRTKVWLEYLLWLSYLNLAGEQAQGLQRIAIFSDATIVNTGLTSAQAKAHLLAWFKAYVYGQAEPLVLPAELLMTKKANSQDLLVMNAEKEVEWTQNEAGQWVLNSIDAVLKEWNKSDAFLTYSLDRTESSKKHRDWQFILQEQDATALLQHACDLFAYDLYQPIYQHQKVAEE, encoded by the coding sequence ATGGCAATTCATGTTATTCAAAGCCAATCAATAGAGGTCTTGGTTCAGGGGGGGGTAAAAAGCACCCATGTTGTCTCAAATGACCCTTTTTCTGTCCTAAAGCCACAACATTTTATTGTTCCTAGTCCTGCAATTGAAGAATGGCTGAGCCAAAAAATGGCAGAACAGCAAGGCATGAGTGCCAATACCATCTTTCATCAGCGTATTCGTGGCTTTCAGTGGTTTGCATATCAGCAAGTTTTGGAGGATAAAGATAAAGTCCGTAAAGCCAATATTCCCCGTTTGATTATGAAGTGGCGTATTTATCAAACTTTAAAAGGCTTTATTGTTGCCGAGGACAATACACTTGCAGAAGATCATCCATTATTTGGTATTATTCAGCGGATTTATGATGCAGCTGCACAGCTGGACCATGGTTTGGAAAAACAACTGAAAAAACAAAGCATGTTGTATTGGACTGCAGAACAAGTCTCGAAATTGTTCAGTAACTATATGCAATATCGAGGGGATTGTCAGCGAGGCTGCGGTGAGTTATGTCATTGTCCAAGCAATTGGTTAGGGCAATGGGGACGTGGTCAGGAACTTGATTTAGAACAACAATTTTTTAAGACTCAGCAACAAGTTTCGGCTTTTACGTTAAATCAAGCCCAAGAGTTGGAACATTGGCAGCGCTGGTTGTGGCAACATACCTTTCATGAAGACTTTGTTGAAATGCAAGGGATTGATGCGGATTTTTGGCAAGTTATGGATGATCCCGCGAAACGACCACAAGCCCTGAAAAAATTACCTGACCAGTTGATTGTGTTTACCTTATTGGACTTACCACCCAGTCAGTTGCAGTTTTTAAGACGTTTGGGGCAATATGTGGATGTGGTGATTTTGCACTACAACCCCTCACAAGAATATTGGGCAGACAGTGTCGATCCGAATTGGAAAAAACAATACGATTTACGGGTGAAAGAACGTTTTATTGCCAAATATCCCAAAGCCACAGATGCCGATATTCAAAAGTTTTTTGATGAATTTACGTTAAATTTTAATGCTGAAATTCGTGAGTCTCGTCATCCCTTGCTGACTCGTTTTGGTAAGCAAGCGCGTGACCATTTCTCGATTCTTTCCAATTTGTCTTCAGGTGAAGAAGGACAGTGGATTGATGCATTTGTCGATGAAGAACCGAAAAATTTACTGACCAAATTACAGTCCGATATTTTGTATTTGGTTGAACCTGAACCACATGCTTATCCGATTGCTAAAGAGGATGATTCGATTCAAATTCATGTTTGTCATTCGGCATTGCGTCAGTTGGAAGTATTGAAAGATCAACTCATCCATTGGTTAGCGCAGGGCACAGCGGACAATCCACATCGTCCAAGTGATATTTTGGTGTTAGCACCGGATTTAAAACAAATTGAACCACTGGTTCGCAGTATTTTTCCGCATATTCCCAACCAAGATAGTGTTTATTTACCTGTCAAAATTGCAGGGGTTACACAGCTTGATGCAGTCAATGCATGGCGAGCAGTGTTGGGGCGGATTCAGTTGGTACAAGGGCGTTTCAGTGTTGAAGATTTCGCGGATTGGCTGAGTTTGAATGCCACCCAATTGCGTTATGGCTTGGACATTTCCAATACTGAACGTATGGTTGCGTTATTGATCAATGCAGGCTTTAAACGTGGTTTGGATGCAGTACATTTACAGCGTACTTTAAGTGCTGACGATACCGATTATCGCTTTAGTTTTAAATATGCGCTAGATCGTTTGGCATTGGGTGTTGCCATTCCTGAACATACCATTTTTTCTCATCCACAGGGCGATACATTAAGTTATGCGCAAGTATTGCCGAGTGATTTTGAACTGATTGCGACCTTGATCGAGATTTATCAGGATTTTGCCGCGCGCCGTGAGTGGATGATTGCACATGAAACGTCTACTTTATCTCAGCAAAAAATCCATGTTGAATCATGGTTAAAACGTTTGATGCAAGACATTGTTGAGTTTGAGCAATGTGGGGTTGAGGCTTTAAAATCGGTGCGTGAAATTGTCAAAAAACAAGAACGTATGCTGACTTTGGCAAATTATTATGATCAGCGTAATGCACCACAGCATGATGCGCAAGATATAGCAGTGCTGCGTAATATCGATCTACCTTTGCCTTATTTGTTGCATGAAATTCAAAATGTGTTGGAAGGACAATTTGATCAGGCTTTACCGACAGGACAGGTTACTTTTAGCCAAATTGGGCAAATTCGACCATTACCTTATAAATTGATTGTGATGTTGAATTTGGATAGTGGCAAATTTCCAAATCGAAATACTCATTTACCTTTTGATTTAATGGAAATTTTAAAACCACAATTGGGTGATCGTTCACGTTTGGATGATGATCAAGGTGCATTTTTAGATGCTTTATTGCTTGCGCAGGAAAATCTGTGGTTATTTTACAATGGCTTTGACGTCAGTGATGGTGAAGTACGTGATCCATCGAGCGTATTACAAGAATTGATCAATCATATCGCATTGATTGCACAATCGCCTGACGATATGAGGCATGATCCATCTGACAAACCATCCCTTGAGCGTGCTGATCGGATGATTGAAAAAGAAGGTATTGAAATTCCTGAACAAATTCAGTCTTTATATCATGTGCATCGCTTACAACCATTTGATCCAAGTGGTTTTACCTCTACAGATCAGTTACGTTATCAAGATCAATGGTTTGCAGTGGCACAAAAAATTCAGCAAACGACAAATTTGTCACCGCGAGAAGCTTGGGTGAATACACCTTATCCTATGGTGCAAGAAAACATCACGGTGTTGGATGCAGCACAATGGATTCAGGATGTGACGTTTCCTGCACGGTTATATCTGAAAACTTTGGGTGTGGAAAATCTACGCGCGGAAGATATCCCTGCATTAAATGAACCCTTGGTGCTTGATGGTTTGGCAAAATATCAAATTCAACATTTTCTACAAAAACAAAATGCAGTGCATGCAGACCATGCTGATTGTGAATCAAATTTAATGGCTGATATTGGATTATTACAAGATCAATTGCCGATTGGTAAAGTGCAATACAGTGCATGGCAAATGAGTTTGGTTGAACAGGAGCGTTTAAAAGAACGTTTGCATCTGTATGCAGCTGAAGTAACAGCGACTACGCAACGGCAATGGCGTCTTGAAAATAATGTGGTGATGAATATCACGGTGCCGAAACAACATGCTGGGCATTGGATCAGTTTGGATGCTGCAAGTGCACGGGGTACACGGCGTACCAAAGTATGGCTTGAATATTTGCTATGGCTGAGCTATTTAAATTTAGCAGGTGAACAAGCACAGGGTTTACAACGTATTGCAATATTTAGTGATGCCACCATTGTCAACACAGGCTTAACTTCGGCGCAAGCTAAGGCGCATTTATTGGCATGGTTTAAAGCCTATGTTTATGGTCAGGCTGAACCTTTGGTTTTACCTGCTGAATTATTGATGACGAAGAAAGCAAATAGCCAAGATTTATTGGTGATGAATGCAGAGAAGGAAGTGGAATGGACTCAGAATGAAGCAGGGCAATGGGTGTTGAATAGCATTGATGCTGTATTAAAAGAATGGAATAAAAGCGATGCGTTCCTGACGTATAGTTTGGATCGAACAGAGTCGAGTAAAAAACACAGAGACTGGCAGTTTATTTTACAGGAACAAGACGCAACAGCTTTGCTGCAACATGCTTGTGATCTGTTTGCCTACGACTTATATCAACCGATTTATCAACATCAAAAAGTTGCAGAGGAATAA
- a CDS encoding UvrD-helicase domain-containing protein, with protein sequence MLNKKISNEPIADLHFSGLHWIEASAGTGKTYTLSSLMVRIFLEKYLPRQVIATTFTRKAAAELKSRIRARLQETYRYFDACRDLSEQEILLKAQKEKDPLFAKLLLTFATQVAYACERLKLVIDQLDELFVGTLDSFSQKLLREFAFESGKIERAEITDDAKSYSHQLIHDVLREWIQAQPQEVVDYLVFNKKLKSQDGYIDLVDKTLNFSNAKILQSQDVNIDFNQLKQAVADLVAVDLSTIPKLSPYYELESISADKFLKPWSEPGVMKSLLFNDLPLLIEKLKENGYAVLFDEKYSQTLSLLEKLTQKTLSTAKTKKIPQQVYDDFNFHPVIRAFTIFFEIYHAFKGALTKVEEQLNIHLVQEVKKRLPQVLQQKGETTFAQQIRTLAEALQGEQGQRFATFVHARYPLILVDEFQDTNQDQDDMLAQIWRHPSRVKQGCMIMVGDRKQAIYGFRGGDMLTFLKAHQDVFGKDGHEYNLIYNHRSVKPLVETVDALFQRQMDFGEQVIYPPVQAGSRPHPALMQGESENLQPLRWLQLEKPEQEAEQVAWKIRDLLNQSIQGTLYFQEKGQQRPLDESDIAILAPSKSDLDAAQNALQFYGILCNRESKQSVFDSQIARDVGAVLTAIMHPYDEAKVKRALLSRLLGFQLSDLIKLEQHADGLSQYIEQFDLIREMWLNQGFLTAWQYTLHQFSVWTKLVATRSRDNERVVVNLRHLTELLSQHSEEYQGAQNLYHWYLKQLTSPMEREWELERKLSNAAGIRLMTIHASKGLEFNVVFLLGADKALNSDNSLIFTHTEQLNHDNHQIEKHRVISLNTEDKDDKSLAKQHHKERALAEHHRLWYVALTRASHRVYAVMRNDLDQYDKKGKLKTKSTTGLAFWRGHPAAAFEHCGSVVEPLLTECPPRLKKIKTEIQPVIVAQAFPSQRFYPRGKTSFSALAQHSVRQKAQDHLAVFEHGQDRAADEVQSEKANFGWQNNPANPSQPVQPIAWIKANFPKGTVAGNFLHEIFEHIDFQNRQFWHLEIHRRFKNDYAGLWAELIEKYQQAFPSEALQQQHEDTLIQWVMAWLQDVLNTPLLDHFCLGQLQAHEHLAEFPFYLALSDRVLAIQRIYDLFDEYKDTQKIQMPEFNRANSARYLNGSIDLVFFDGQRYHIADYKSNFLGTDQQHYNADAIQNSMSSASYWLQAALYLVALHRYLSIKLEHYQIDQHLGGASYLYLRGMNGEVGQGYYYWRPDSEFILRLDAILGYFAEDKLGNIA encoded by the coding sequence ATGCTGAATAAAAAGATTTCGAATGAACCAATTGCAGATTTGCATTTTTCAGGTTTGCATTGGATTGAAGCATCAGCAGGGACAGGGAAAACCTATACCTTATCGAGTCTAATGGTGCGGATTTTTCTTGAAAAATATCTTCCTCGCCAAGTGATTGCGACGACATTTACCCGTAAAGCGGCAGCGGAGTTAAAGAGTCGTATTCGTGCGCGTTTACAGGAAACGTATCGTTATTTTGATGCTTGTCGTGACTTGAGCGAACAAGAAATATTGCTTAAAGCACAAAAGGAAAAAGATCCATTATTTGCCAAATTATTACTGACTTTTGCGACACAAGTTGCCTATGCTTGTGAGCGTTTGAAATTGGTTATTGATCAGTTAGATGAATTATTTGTGGGGACATTGGACAGTTTTAGTCAAAAGTTATTGCGTGAATTTGCCTTTGAAAGTGGCAAGATTGAACGGGCTGAAATTACCGATGATGCAAAAAGTTATAGTCATCAACTCATTCACGATGTGCTACGAGAATGGATTCAAGCACAACCACAAGAAGTGGTGGATTATTTAGTCTTCAATAAAAAGCTAAAATCTCAAGATGGCTACATTGATCTTGTCGATAAAACGCTTAATTTTAGCAATGCAAAAATATTGCAATCTCAAGATGTTAATATTGATTTTAATCAGTTAAAACAAGCTGTTGCTGATTTGGTCGCAGTGGATTTGAGTACTATTCCGAAGCTTTCACCTTATTATGAGTTAGAGAGTATTTCAGCGGATAAGTTCCTTAAACCTTGGAGCGAGCCAGGTGTGATGAAGTCTTTATTGTTTAACGACTTGCCCCTCTTGATCGAAAAACTCAAAGAAAACGGTTATGCGGTACTTTTTGATGAAAAATACAGTCAAACCCTCAGTCTTTTAGAAAAATTAACCCAAAAAACGTTAAGTACTGCAAAAACCAAAAAAATTCCACAGCAAGTGTATGATGATTTTAATTTTCATCCTGTCATTCGTGCATTCACTATTTTTTTTGAAATTTATCATGCATTTAAAGGTGCTTTAACCAAAGTAGAAGAACAGTTAAATATCCATTTGGTTCAGGAAGTTAAAAAACGCTTACCACAAGTTTTACAACAAAAAGGTGAAACTACCTTTGCACAGCAAATTCGGACACTGGCTGAAGCGTTGCAAGGTGAGCAGGGACAACGTTTTGCGACTTTTGTACATGCACGTTATCCCTTAATTTTAGTGGATGAATTTCAAGACACCAACCAAGATCAGGATGATATGTTGGCACAAATTTGGCGCCATCCCAGTCGTGTCAAACAAGGCTGTATGATCATGGTCGGTGACCGTAAACAGGCTATTTATGGTTTCCGTGGTGGTGATATGTTGACGTTCTTAAAGGCACATCAAGATGTCTTTGGTAAAGACGGGCATGAATATAACCTGATTTATAACCATCGTTCGGTCAAACCCTTAGTTGAAACAGTAGATGCCTTATTTCAACGACAAATGGATTTTGGAGAACAGGTGATTTACCCACCTGTGCAAGCGGGTAGTCGTCCGCATCCTGCACTTATGCAAGGGGAAAGTGAAAATTTACAGCCTTTACGCTGGCTACAATTGGAAAAGCCTGAACAAGAAGCAGAGCAAGTGGCTTGGAAGATTCGAGATTTACTCAATCAAAGTATTCAAGGGACATTATATTTTCAGGAAAAAGGACAACAACGCCCTTTAGATGAAAGCGATATTGCAATTTTAGCACCGAGCAAAAGTGACTTAGATGCAGCGCAAAACGCATTGCAGTTTTATGGCATTTTATGCAATAGAGAATCTAAACAGAGCGTATTTGACAGTCAAATCGCCCGTGATGTTGGGGCTGTATTGACAGCGATTATGCACCCTTATGACGAGGCGAAAGTAAAACGTGCTTTGCTGAGTCGTTTATTGGGTTTTCAATTGTCTGATTTGATTAAATTGGAACAACATGCTGATGGCTTGAGTCAATATATTGAACAGTTCGATTTAATTCGTGAAATGTGGCTGAATCAAGGCTTTTTAACAGCATGGCAATATACGCTGCATCAATTTTCCGTCTGGACGAAATTAGTCGCAACACGCAGCCGTGATAATGAACGTGTGGTGGTCAATTTACGTCATTTGACTGAGCTGCTGAGTCAACATAGTGAGGAATATCAAGGTGCACAAAATCTTTATCATTGGTATTTAAAACAACTGACTTCACCAATGGAGCGAGAATGGGAGTTAGAACGTAAATTGTCCAATGCAGCAGGGATCAGGTTGATGACCATTCATGCTTCTAAAGGTTTAGAGTTTAATGTGGTCTTTTTATTGGGTGCAGACAAAGCCCTCAATAGTGATAATTCTTTGATTTTTACCCATACTGAACAATTGAATCACGACAATCATCAAATTGAAAAACATCGAGTCATTTCTTTAAATACCGAAGATAAAGATGACAAAAGCTTAGCAAAACAACATCATAAAGAGCGCGCTTTAGCTGAACATCACCGTTTATGGTATGTCGCACTGACGCGGGCAAGTCACCGTGTCTATGCCGTGATGCGTAATGATCTTGATCAATATGATAAAAAGGGCAAATTAAAAACCAAATCGACCACAGGACTTGCGTTTTGGCGTGGGCATCCTGCTGCAGCTTTTGAACATTGCGGCAGTGTTGTTGAACCCTTACTGACAGAATGTCCACCACGTTTAAAAAAGATCAAAACAGAGATTCAGCCTGTCATTGTTGCCCAAGCTTTTCCAAGTCAACGTTTTTATCCACGAGGAAAAACCAGTTTCAGTGCTTTGGCTCAGCATTCAGTACGACAAAAAGCGCAGGATCATTTGGCAGTGTTTGAACATGGGCAAGACCGTGCTGCGGATGAAGTGCAATCTGAAAAAGCAAATTTTGGATGGCAAAACAATCCAGCCAATCCATCACAGCCAGTGCAACCCATTGCATGGATCAAAGCTAATTTTCCCAAAGGTACAGTCGCAGGGAATTTCTTACATGAAATTTTTGAGCATATCGATTTTCAGAACCGACAATTTTGGCATTTAGAAATTCACCGCCGTTTTAAAAATGACTATGCAGGATTATGGGCGGAGCTGATTGAAAAATATCAACAGGCATTTCCGAGTGAAGCGTTGCAACAGCAGCATGAAGATACCCTCATTCAATGGGTTATGGCATGGTTACAGGATGTTTTGAATACGCCCCTATTGGATCATTTTTGTTTAGGACAATTGCAAGCACATGAACATTTAGCGGAGTTTCCATTTTATTTGGCACTGTCAGATCGGGTCTTGGCCATTCAACGTATTTATGACTTATTTGATGAATATAAAGATACACAAAAGATTCAAATGCCTGAATTTAATCGTGCAAATTCAGCACGATATTTGAATGGTTCAATCGACCTTGTATTTTTTGATGGTCAGCGTTATCACATTGCCGATTATAAAAGTAATTTTTTAGGTACAGACCAACAGCACTATAACGCTGATGCTATTCAAAATAGTATGAGTTCCGCAAGTTATTGGTTACAAGCGGCATTGTATCTGGTGGCCTTACATCGTTACTTAAGCATTAAACTTGAGCATTATCAGATTGATCAACATTTAGGTGGCGCAAGTTATTTATACCTACGTGGCATGAATGGTGAAGTTGGGCAAGGGTACTATTATTGGCGACCTGATTCAGAATTTATTCTTAGGCTTGACGCGATATTGGGTTATTTTGCTGAGGATAAACTTGGCAATATTGCATGA